One genomic region from Anaerolineales bacterium encodes:
- a CDS encoding MFS transporter — MIANLRLPATFRAFRHRNYLLWFVGQGISLIGTWMQTMAQQVLVYRLTGSAASLGIISFIGLIPLIPLSLWGGSITDRFPRRSILLVTQSIMLLQAFLLAWLTWTGTVQIWQVYLLAFILGAAISVDLPARQAFTVDMVEGKEDLTSAIGMNSAMFNGARAIGPALAGILVATTGEANAFFFNGLTFIAVLISLLLMRSLPLPHPMPDSESSALKHMAGGIKFIMQRQTILVLVSLIAVSAFLSMPYNTLLPVFASDVLAGSAQGVINAICGSRLYAMGCQAPEALPLGLLYTMIGVGAVVGALIVASLPSKARRGLLLTLGNLAFPFFLLLFAFSKNFALSMVLMLFIGFSFVWQNALANTLLQFVTPDELRGRVMGVYSMTFQAMFRLGGLQAGLVADWLSASISVAIGAAVSLIYGIFVAIRFPKLRDL, encoded by the coding sequence ATGATCGCAAATTTACGCTTGCCTGCCACCTTCCGGGCTTTTCGTCACCGTAACTACCTGCTGTGGTTTGTAGGGCAGGGCATCTCCCTGATCGGCACATGGATGCAGACCATGGCCCAGCAGGTGCTGGTATACCGCCTCACCGGCTCGGCTGCATCGCTGGGCATTATCAGCTTCATTGGACTGATTCCTCTCATCCCTCTTTCCCTGTGGGGAGGCTCCATCACCGATCGCTTCCCCAGGCGCAGCATCCTCCTGGTCACCCAAAGTATTATGCTCCTGCAGGCCTTCCTGCTGGCCTGGCTAACCTGGACTGGAACTGTGCAGATCTGGCAAGTCTATCTCCTGGCTTTCATCCTGGGTGCAGCGATCTCGGTGGACCTGCCTGCCAGGCAGGCATTCACGGTGGATATGGTGGAAGGCAAGGAGGACCTGACCAGCGCGATCGGAATGAATTCTGCCATGTTCAACGGGGCGCGTGCTATCGGGCCTGCTCTAGCTGGGATTTTAGTAGCTACTACCGGTGAAGCCAACGCATTCTTCTTTAATGGACTGACCTTTATTGCCGTACTCATCAGCCTGCTGTTGATGCGCAGTTTGCCGCTTCCGCACCCGATGCCTGATAGTGAGAGTAGTGCATTAAAGCACATGGCCGGTGGGATCAAATTCATCATGCAGCGCCAGACGATCCTGGTGCTGGTCAGCCTGATCGCGGTCAGTGCTTTCCTGTCCATGCCTTACAATACCCTGTTGCCCGTCTTCGCCAGCGACGTGCTGGCCGGCAGCGCACAAGGGGTGATCAACGCCATCTGCGGCTCAAGATTATATGCTATGGGTTGCCAGGCACCTGAAGCGTTGCCTCTCGGCCTGCTCTATACCATGATTGGTGTTGGGGCGGTGGTAGGGGCGCTCATAGTTGCCTCCCTGCCATCCAAGGCTCGGCGCGGGCTGCTCCTCACCCTGGGCAACCTGGCCTTTCCTTTTTTTCTATTGCTGTTCGCCTTTTCTAAGAATTTCGCCTTATCCATGGTGCTCATGCTCTTCATCGGTTTCAGCTTCGTCTGGCAGAATGCCCTGGCCAATACCCTGCTCCAGTTTGTCACCCCCGACGAGCTGCGTGGGCGGGTTATGGGTGTTTATAGTATGACCTTTCAGGCCATGTTCCGCCTGGGCGGCTTGCAGGCCGGGTTGGTGGCCGACTGGCTCAGTGCCTCGATCTCCGTAGCGATCGGTGCTGCGGTCTCGCTGATTTATGGAATCTTTGTCGCTATCCGTTTTCCCAAGTTGCGCGATCTGTAG